CGACCTGGAAGCGGTGCTCATAACCCTCGTTTCCGAACCCATACCAACGGCGGGATGATGCCAGACAACCTCCAACGCGCCCGTGCCTTCCTGCTGGAGACGCACCAGCTGGGCCCGGCGGAAACCGAAGAAGCCCTTTGCGTGGCCGCCTCGGTGCTGCGGATGGGGCTCACGCGCCTTGATGCGGCGATCCGGGCGGGCGACGGGGAGCAATGCGCCGAGCAGGCCCATGCCCTCAAGGGCAACCTGCTCAACCTCGGCCTGCCGGACCTCGCCGCCCTGGCCGCTAAGGCCATGGAACCGGCCCGAACGGAAGACTTCGAAGCCGTCCGCGAGACGGGCACCTCCCTGAC
Above is a window of Solidesulfovibrio fructosivorans JJ] DNA encoding:
- a CDS encoding Hpt domain-containing protein; amino-acid sequence: MPDNLQRARAFLLETHQLGPAETEEALCVAASVLRMGLTRLDAAIRAGDGEQCAEQAHALKGNLLNLGLPDLAALAAKAMEPARTEDFEAVRETGTSLTTALGPFWK